Part of the Candidatus Thorarchaeota archaeon genome, AGATCAGTCGCCAACACGGAAGCAGAGTCCGGAATACTTGGTGAATCCGCCGTTGCGGCAAGTGATGAATCCAGCTGAGCAACGGGGAACTCTCTACGATTCACCGCCAATCTCGCGGAACGCTACAAGCAAGGTGTCTGCCTACCGGATCTTGTGGTTCATGTAGCTTGCAACCAGCGCGGTGAGTACTGCCGCGATGTTGACAGCCAGAGGATAGATGAACAGGGAGTCCAAGAAGGAGAGCGTCGCGAGCCAAGAGGGTTCATTCGACACTGCAGCAATCCCGAACGGCACGAAGTAGAACATGAGGAAGAGACAGGAAAGGAGTGCAACTCCTACGAAGACGGGCATATCCTCAGTTGACCTTGCGAATGTGGAGAGCCTTGACATGAAGTCAGTGCGGTCCTGCTGCCTTCTTCGGACCTTACGCTTTGATATGATGTTAGCCCAGCGGTACATTGCCTCAGCCATGAGGACATAGGCGCCTCCAAGAACTGCCATGGCACCAAGCGCAACGATAAGCTGGAGCTCTGCACTCAGGACTCTCACGTACGTCTGAGCGTGCCACAGTACGGGAACCTGGACGAAACCAGCTATGCCCAAGAGCATAATCACAAGCCCGGGCTTACTGCCACGTCTCCACCAAACTACTAGGCTCATCTTGTTCTACCTGGTTGCGTAGTGTGGTCGCTCAGGCATTCCGTGTCTTCTTTAAGGTTTTGGGAGCGCCGAGTTTGACTACCTCCAACCTGAACCAGTGTTCATGTTCCTCGCTTAGTACGACTGTAAAGCCAGACCTACTCATCATGTCAGTCACAGTAGTGGGATTCTGGTCCTGGTTTCCGTGCACCCCATAGCCGACCTGTGAGACCGTGCCATCAGGGAGCGTATAGTGTATGTTGATGACAAAGACATCCTCCGTGCAGTCAATCTTGGATGCAAGTACTGAGACTGTCGCGCCCTCCTGCAGCACTCTCCACACCTCCTTCAACACTGCGTGTTTCTTGTACCATGAGCGCATATAGCACAGAGAGAACCAGAGTGTCGATATGGCAAAGGACTCGTCTTTGAATGGCAGATACTCCGCGTCTGCCACTATCCACTGTGGCTCGGAGCCATGTATTCGTGCTTCGAGTATCTCATCCAGACGTATGTCTACTGCACAGACTCTCGTGCCCTCGACCCTTGACACGATGCCTTCCCCGCCACCCCCAATGTCTATGATTAGGCCCTGTTTCGAGACTCTCTCCACGGTGACCTCTTGTAGTGGTGTTTCAAATCTCGACC contains:
- a CDS encoding methyltransferase domain-containing protein; the protein is MPEARSRFETPLQEVTVERVSKQGLIIDIGGGGEGIVSRVEGTRVCAVDIRLDEILEARIHGSEPQWIVADAEYLPFKDESFAISTLWFSLCYMRSWYKKHAVLKEVWRVLQEGATVSVLASKIDCTEDVFVINIHYTLPDGTVSQVGYGVHGNQDQNPTTVTDMMSRSGFTVVLSEEHEHWFRLEVVKLGAPKTLKKTRNA